The Streptomyces kanamyceticus DNA segment TGCCGAGGAAGTTGGCGACGAAGGTGGTCCCCGGGTTCTCGTAGAGGTCGGCGGGGGCGCCCAGCTGTTCGACGCGGCCGCCGTTCATCACGGCCACGGTGTCGGCCATCGTCATGGCCTCCTCCTGGTCGTGCGTGACGTGCACGAAGGTGATGCCGACCTCGGTCTGGATGCGCTTGAGCTCCAGTTGCATCTGGCGGCGCAGCTTCAGGTCGAGGGCGCCGAGCGGCTCGTCGAGGAGCAGCACCTTGGGGTGGTTGATGAGCGCGCGGGCGACGGCGACGCGCTGCTGCTGTCCACCGGAGAGCTGGTGCGGCTTCTTGCGGGCCTGCTCGCCGAGCTGGACCAGGTCGAGCATCTCGCCGACCTGCTTCTTCACGGACTTGATGCCGCGCCTGCGCAGGCCGAAGGCGACGTTCTCGAAGATGTCCAGGTGCGGGAAGAGCGCGTACGACTGGAAGACGGTGTTGACCGGACGCTTGTAGGGCGGCAGCGCCGTGACGTCCTGGTCACCGAGGTGGACCGTGCCGGAACTGGGCTCCTCCAGACCGGCGATCATGCGGAGCGTGGTGGTCTTGCCGCAGCCGGACGCCCCGAGCAGCGCGAAGAAGGAGCCCTGCGGCACGGTGAGATCGAGCGGCTGTACGGCGGTGAAGGAGCCGTAGGTCTTGCTGATCCCGGAGAGACGGACGTCGCCGCCGTGGTCTTGAGCAGTGGTCATGGTGGGTCCAGGGGAAGTCGAGGGGGAACGAGGGGCGGACAAGGGGCGCCCCCGAAGGGGCGCGGGGCTCTGACACTTGCGGCTCCGCCGCGGGGCGCGACCAGCCGAAGACAACCTGCGGACGCAGGCCGACAGCTGCCTGCCCAAGCGCTACGCGCCAGTAAGCTTCGCGAACTTCTCTTCGTACGCGGTCTCTTCCTTGGGCGTCAGCGACCTGAACGCCCGGGACTTCGCCTTCATCTCCTTGTCGGGAATGATCAGCGGATTCGACGCCGCGTCGGCGTCGATCTTCGCGAGAGCATCCCGCACCCCGTCCACGGGGCACACGTAATTGATGTACGCGGCGAGCCGAGCCGCAGGCTCCGGCTCGTAGTAGTAGTCGATGAGCCGCTCGGCGTTCTTCTTGTGCCGCGCCTTGTTGGGGACCAGCAGATTGTCCGTGGACGTGATGTAGCCCTGGTCCGGAATGTGGAAGTCGACGGCCGGGTTGTCGGCCTTGAGCTGCACGATGTCACCGGCCCAGCCGAGGCACGCGGCGATGTCGCCCTTGTCCAGGTCGGAGGTGTAGTCGTTGCCGGTGAAACGGCGGATCTGCTTGTTGTCGACGGCCTTCTGGAGGCGGGCGATCGCCGCGTCGAAGTCGTCGTCGGTGAAGTCCGCGGGGTCCTTGCCCAGGTCGATGAGGGTCATGCCGACGGTGTCGCGCATCTCGGAGAGGAAGCCGACGCGCCCCTTGAGCTCCGGGTCGTCGAGCAGCTGCGAGACGGACGTGATCTTCTTCCCGCCGGTCGCCTTCTTGTTGTAGGCGATGACGGTGGAGATGCCGGTCCAGGGGTACGAGTAGGCCCGCCCCGGGTCCCAGTCGGGATCGCGGAACTGGGTGGAGAGATGGGCGTACGCGTGCGGCAGATTGGCCGGGTCCAGTTTCTGGACCCACCCGAAGCGGATGAGCCGGGCGGCCAGCCAGTCGGTGACGCAGATGAGGTCGCGTCCGGTGTCCTGGCCCGCGGCGAGCTGCGGCTTGATCTTCCCGAAGAACTCGACGTTGTCGTTGATGTCCTCGGTGTACTTGACCGTGATCCCGGTGCGCTTGGTGAACGCCTCCAGGGTGGGCCGCCGGTTCGCGTCCTTCTCGTCGACGTCCATGTACTCGGTCCAGTTGGAGAAGGTGACGCGCTTCTCGTCGGCCGAGTGGTCATCGGCGGCGACGCCTCCCTTGCCCTTGCCCGCCGCGGGGATCCCGCAGGCGCTCAGCGCCCCGAGTCCGCCGACGGCGAGCACGCCGCCCGAGGTGGCGCGCAGCAGGGAACGGCGGGTCAGGGAGCCCCTGCCGTTGCGCAGGCTGCGGTGCATGGCGGCCAGTTGGGCCGGGGAGGGCAGGCGGTCGGGCTCGTACTGCTCCATGCGCGTGGTTGCCCTTTCGGGAGGATGGGCGGCCGCGGGTCAGGCGGCCCTGTGGTGGCTATCGGTCCCCGAAGATCGTGCGGTGCCAGTCCTTGCGGACCACCGCGGTGTTGTCGAACATGACGTGCTTGACCTGCGTGTACTCCTCAAACGAGTACGCCGACATGTCCTTGCCGTAGCCGGACGCCTTGTAGCCGCCGTGCGGCATCTCGCTGAGGATCGGGATGTGGTCGTTGACCCACACGCACCCGGCCTTGATCTCGCGGGTCGCCCGGTTGGCGCGGAACACGTCGCGGCTCCAGGCCGACGCGGCGAGTCCGTAGGGGGTGTCGTTGGCGAGCCGGATGCCCTCGTCGTCGCTGTCGAAGGGCAGCACCACGAGCACGGGCCCGAAGATCTCGGACTGCACGACCTCGCTGTCCTGCGCGGCGTCGGCGATGAGCGTGGGCTTGTAGAACGCGCCGGGGTGCTGGAGCGGCGCGCCGCCGGTCACCACGCGCGCGTAGGAGCGGGCCCGGTCGACGAAACCGGCGACGCGGTCGCGGTGCGCGTGCGAGATGAGCGGTCCCATGTCGGTGCTCGGGTCGAACGGGTCGCCGAGCCGCACGCTCTCCATCAGGTCGGCGACGCCCGACACGAAGGCGTCGTACAGCGGGCGCTGGACGTACGCGCGCGTGGCGGCCGTGCAGTCCTGGCCCGAGTTGATCAGCGCACCGGCGACCGCGCCGTGCACGGCCGCGTCGAGATCGGCGTCGTCGAAGACCACGAAGGGCGCCTTGCCGCCGAGCTCCAGGTGGAGGCGCTTGACGGTGGCCGTGGCGATCTCGGCGACGCGCTTGCCGACGCCGGTGGACCCGGTGAAGGACGTCATGGCGACGTCGGGGTGGCCCACCAGGCGCTCGCCCGCCTCCTTGCCCGCGCCCGTGACGATGTTGACGACGCCGTC contains these protein-coding regions:
- a CDS encoding ABC transporter ATP-binding protein, giving the protein MTTAQDHGGDVRLSGISKTYGSFTAVQPLDLTVPQGSFFALLGASGCGKTTTLRMIAGLEEPSSGTVHLGDQDVTALPPYKRPVNTVFQSYALFPHLDIFENVAFGLRRRGIKSVKKQVGEMLDLVQLGEQARKKPHQLSGGQQQRVAVARALINHPKVLLLDEPLGALDLKLRRQMQLELKRIQTEVGITFVHVTHDQEEAMTMADTVAVMNGGRVEQLGAPADLYENPGTTFVANFLGTSNFIEAEIGGTSGDDIVLKAGDGKLVLPAARCTAPTTAGGKVLVGIRPEKISLTHADDAGQIPEGRNRITGTIADSSFIGVSTQYVVDSPLCDSFEVYAQNIERDGRLTPGAEVVLHWNPAHTFGLDATQDVEAGVEKVEEDTSA
- a CDS encoding polyamine ABC transporter substrate-binding protein; translated protein: MEQYEPDRLPSPAQLAAMHRSLRNGRGSLTRRSLLRATSGGVLAVGGLGALSACGIPAAGKGKGGVAADDHSADEKRVTFSNWTEYMDVDEKDANRRPTLEAFTKRTGITVKYTEDINDNVEFFGKIKPQLAAGQDTGRDLICVTDWLAARLIRFGWVQKLDPANLPHAYAHLSTQFRDPDWDPGRAYSYPWTGISTVIAYNKKATGGKKITSVSQLLDDPELKGRVGFLSEMRDTVGMTLIDLGKDPADFTDDDFDAAIARLQKAVDNKQIRRFTGNDYTSDLDKGDIAACLGWAGDIVQLKADNPAVDFHIPDQGYITSTDNLLVPNKARHKKNAERLIDYYYEPEPAARLAAYINYVCPVDGVRDALAKIDADAASNPLIIPDKEMKAKSRAFRSLTPKEETAYEEKFAKLTGA
- a CDS encoding gamma-aminobutyraldehyde dehydrogenase; protein product: MHNFQAQDHFSDGAQYIAGRLTKGTSGTQHAVVDPATGNEVYSYELAGRDDVDAAVAAAAEAFPGWAGATPGERSDAMHRFAGVLADRAEEIARAESLQCGKPIKLSREFDVPGTVDNAAFFAGAARHLQGQSAGEYTGDHTSYVRREPIGVVGSIAPWNYPLQMAAWKVLPAIAAGNTIVLKPAELTPFTSLLFAQAATEAGIPDGVVNIVTGAGKEAGERLVGHPDVAMTSFTGSTGVGKRVAEIATATVKRLHLELGGKAPFVVFDDADLDAAVHGAVAGALINSGQDCTAATRAYVQRPLYDAFVSGVADLMESVRLGDPFDPSTDMGPLISHAHRDRVAGFVDRARSYARVVTGGAPLQHPGAFYKPTLIADAAQDSEVVQSEIFGPVLVVLPFDSDDEGIRLANDTPYGLAASAWSRDVFRANRATREIKAGCVWVNDHIPILSEMPHGGYKASGYGKDMSAYSFEEYTQVKHVMFDNTAVVRKDWHRTIFGDR